In Naumovozyma dairenensis CBS 421 chromosome 2, complete genome, the following are encoded in one genomic region:
- the NAS2 gene encoding Nas2p (similar to Saccharomyces cerevisiae NAS2 (YIL007C); ancestral locus Anc_7.130) produces the protein MSNITENGVDFPAPSTELTNLQLDPSLLSLIENLNSLKLSEIQVLKGKVETELSKNLELLSSEGTDLHSSLITPDGYPRSDIDVLQITMARRNVNMLRNDLHKIIERSHELLNQHFQKRPSPPPSQHSAQTNLNLDYKIPFAVFDEIVSGSPIQQAGVQNGDKLILIGDINAGNHNRLQNIQRVVLQSEDRRIPLKISRENDGILDLWLVPSRNWSGRSLLGCKVQQL, from the coding sequence ATGAGTAATATAACGGAAAACGGTGTTGATTTTCCAGCTCCTTCGACTGAGTTAACAAACTTACAACTAGATCCATCTCTCctttctttaattgaaaatcttAATAGCTTAAAGCTATCTGAAATACAAGTCCTTAAAGGTAAAGTTGAAACGGAGTTGAGTAAAAATCTAGAATTACTTTCTTCAGAGGGTACCGATTTacattcttctttaattacTCCTGATGGATACCCGCGATCAGATATCGACGTGTTACAAATAACAATGGCGCGGAGGAATGTCAACATGTTAAGGAATGATTTACATAAAATTATAGAAAGATCTCATGAACTATTAAACCAACATTTTCAGAAAAGACCTTCGCCACCACCATCACAGCATTCAGCTCaaacaaatttaaatttagaCTATAAGATACCATTTGCCgtatttgatgaaatagTTTCAGGTAGTCCAATTCAACAGGCTGGCGTCCAAAATGGTGACAAGTTAATTCTTATCGGAGATATCAACGCTGGAAATCACAACAGATTACAGAATATTCAAAGGGTCGTACTACAAAGTGAAGACCGGAGAATTCCACTAAAAATATCGAGGGAAAATGATGGAATATTGGATTTATGGTTGGTTCCGAGTCGTAACTGGTCCGGAAGGAGTTTGCTAGGTTGCAAGGTGCAGCAATTATGA